One genomic window of Roseobacter ponti includes the following:
- a CDS encoding FAD-binding oxidoreductase — MTLISADKDFAARLKAQFSDDIVADTEPRYLEEPRGTWQGRPTLVARPRNVEEVAGIIRAASEARVPVIPYGGGTGLVGAQISPEGALPLILSLERMTAVRAVWPEENVLIVEAGVILADVQTAARDAGRLFPLSLAAEGTARIGGNLATNAGGTGVLRYGNTRDLCLGLEAVLPDGQIWHGLRRLRKDNTGYDLRNLLIGSEGTLGVITAAAMKMFPQPHDTGTAVFSVASPAAALTLLSMARERLGDMVSAFELISGQGLAFLRQELPEIRQPFEVAPDWSVLIEVGVAAGMTAQSALEDLFEHALERDLVSDGVIAQSAQQSDAFWSVREHIPEANKRIGAVVSSDVSLPLGALADFIKAGPARIAGVGEFRINCFGHMGDGNLHYNIFPVEGRSKKDHLGDRENVQRAIHDLVHEFDGSFSAEHGVGRLKVGDLERYGDPAKLSAMRAIKQALDPSGIMNPGAVLRA, encoded by the coding sequence ATGACCCTTATTTCAGCTGACAAAGATTTTGCGGCGCGGCTCAAGGCGCAGTTTTCCGATGATATCGTTGCCGATACCGAACCGCGATATCTTGAGGAGCCGCGTGGCACCTGGCAGGGGCGGCCGACGCTGGTGGCAAGACCGCGAAACGTTGAGGAGGTGGCCGGTATCATCCGTGCGGCGTCCGAGGCGCGGGTTCCTGTCATTCCCTACGGCGGCGGCACCGGCCTGGTGGGCGCGCAGATTTCGCCTGAGGGGGCCCTGCCGCTGATCCTGTCGCTGGAGCGGATGACGGCGGTACGCGCGGTCTGGCCCGAAGAGAATGTCCTGATCGTAGAAGCCGGTGTGATCCTTGCTGACGTGCAGACGGCTGCGCGGGATGCAGGCCGGCTGTTTCCGCTGTCGCTGGCCGCAGAGGGGACCGCGCGCATTGGCGGAAATCTCGCCACGAATGCAGGCGGTACCGGCGTGCTGCGCTATGGCAACACGCGCGATCTGTGTCTGGGGCTCGAGGCGGTGCTGCCCGACGGACAGATCTGGCACGGGCTGCGGCGGCTGCGCAAAGACAACACCGGCTATGACCTGCGCAATCTGCTGATCGGTTCTGAGGGAACGCTCGGTGTTATTACGGCGGCGGCGATGAAGATGTTCCCGCAGCCGCACGATACCGGGACGGCTGTCTTCTCTGTCGCCTCCCCGGCGGCAGCGCTCACGTTGCTCTCGATGGCACGTGAGCGGCTCGGAGATATGGTCAGCGCGTTTGAGCTGATCAGCGGACAGGGGCTGGCCTTTCTCCGGCAGGAGCTGCCTGAGATCAGGCAACCCTTTGAGGTGGCCCCGGACTGGTCTGTTCTGATCGAAGTCGGTGTGGCCGCCGGCATGACAGCGCAGTCTGCGCTTGAGGATCTCTTTGAGCACGCGCTTGAGCGGGATCTGGTCAGCGATGGCGTGATTGCACAGAGCGCGCAGCAAAGCGACGCATTCTGGTCAGTGCGCGAGCATATTCCGGAGGCCAACAAACGCATAGGCGCAGTGGTGTCCAGCGATGTTTCCCTGCCGCTCGGGGCACTGGCTGACTTTATCAAAGCGGGCCCGGCCCGCATCGCCGGCGTCGGGGAGTTCCGGATCAACTGCTTCGGCCACATGGGCGATGGCAATCTGCACTACAATATCTTTCCGGTGGAGGGACGCAGCAAGAAAGATCATCTGGGCGATCGCGAGAACGTGCAGCGGGCGATCCATGATCTGGTGCATGAGTTTGACGGCTCCTTCAGCGCGGAACACGGCGTGGGCAGGCTCAAGGTGGGAGATCTGGAACGCTATGGCGATCCTGCGAAGCTCAGTGCGATGCGGGCGATCAAACAGGCGCTGGACCCATCGGGGATTATGAATCCCGGAGCGGTGCTGCGCGCATAA
- a CDS encoding MFS transporter: MTSRWSILAVLFFARTAMAFQYQSVAALSPQLVESYLLSIADLGILIGLYLGPGIFVAIPGGTIAARFGDKRVTMASLGLMLAGAVMITFASDWNLIAAGRILAGIGGVVINVIMTKMLVDWFEGREIGTAMGIFICSWPAGIALALLILPLLAAGGGLMLADAGVIMIIAVAIAALAVIYRPASASVAVAAGAPSRGLPVTPLVAAGGVWALYNAGCAMVFAFGPLLLTEQGMTAATAGPVISFFMFTLAVGVPLGGLLADRTGRTVAIISASLLSFAFCLLVLPVVPIRLALPAYGVAGLIAGLAAGPVMTLPSKVLPPPARALGMGVFFTIYYVAMMSAPAIGGYFAESAADAGAAYLCGIVMIACALGSLLLYQRSAVTAQAAA; the protein is encoded by the coding sequence ATGACATCGCGCTGGAGCATTCTTGCCGTTCTCTTTTTCGCCCGTACGGCGATGGCCTTTCAGTATCAGTCTGTCGCGGCGCTCTCCCCGCAGCTCGTTGAAAGCTATCTGCTGAGCATTGCCGATCTGGGCATTCTGATCGGCCTTTATCTGGGTCCGGGCATCTTCGTGGCGATCCCCGGTGGAACGATTGCGGCCCGCTTCGGCGACAAGCGCGTCACGATGGCCAGCCTCGGCCTGATGCTGGCCGGCGCGGTGATGATCACCTTTGCCAGTGACTGGAACCTGATCGCGGCGGGACGGATCCTCGCGGGCATCGGCGGTGTGGTGATCAACGTGATCATGACCAAGATGCTGGTCGACTGGTTTGAAGGCCGGGAGATCGGCACCGCGATGGGTATTTTTATCTGCTCATGGCCCGCCGGCATTGCGCTCGCGCTGCTCATTCTGCCGCTGCTTGCAGCGGGTGGCGGCCTCATGCTCGCTGACGCCGGGGTCATCATGATTATCGCGGTGGCAATCGCGGCACTGGCGGTAATCTACCGGCCTGCCAGCGCATCCGTCGCTGTTGCTGCCGGTGCGCCATCACGGGGGCTGCCTGTCACACCGCTGGTGGCAGCCGGTGGCGTCTGGGCGCTCTACAACGCCGGCTGCGCCATGGTCTTTGCATTCGGACCCCTGCTGCTGACCGAGCAGGGCATGACCGCCGCAACGGCAGGCCCGGTCATCAGCTTTTTCATGTTCACACTGGCGGTCGGCGTTCCGCTCGGCGGGCTACTTGCCGACAGGACCGGCCGCACGGTCGCTATCATCTCTGCCAGCCTGCTGAGTTTTGCTTTCTGTCTGCTTGTCCTGCCCGTCGTCCCCATCCGCCTCGCGCTCCCCGCCTATGGTGTTGCCGGCCTGATCGCCGGGCTTGCCGCCGGGCCCGTAATGACCCTGCCCTCAAAAGTTCTCCCACCGCCGGCACGGGCGCTCGGGATGGGCGTCTTTTTCACTATCTATTACGTCGCGATGATGAGTGCGCCGGCCATCGGCGGCTATTTCGCGGAAAGTGCGGCAGATGCGGGTGCCGCCTATCTGTGCGGTATTGTGATGATCGCATGTGCTCTGGGCTCTTTGCTGCTGTATCAGCGCAGCGCGGTAACCGCGCAGGCTGCGGCCTGA
- a CDS encoding adenine phosphoribosyltransferase, which translates to MKTVQDYIRTIVDFPHEGIMFRDVTTLFADPRGFRMAIDQMLHPYAGIDIDKVVGLEARGFILGGAIAHQLSVGFVPIRKKGKLPGTTISQEYTLEYGEAIVEIHDDAIQAGEKILVVDDLLATGGTAEAGIKLIERLGGEILSCAFIIDLPELGGRAKLEAMGMDVHALCAFDGL; encoded by the coding sequence ATGAAAACCGTTCAGGATTATATCCGCACCATCGTCGATTTCCCCCATGAGGGGATCATGTTCCGTGACGTGACAACGCTTTTTGCCGATCCGCGCGGGTTCCGGATGGCCATTGACCAGATGCTGCATCCTTATGCCGGGATCGACATCGACAAGGTCGTGGGGCTGGAGGCGCGCGGCTTTATTCTGGGCGGCGCCATTGCCCATCAGCTCTCCGTCGGGTTCGTGCCGATCCGCAAGAAGGGCAAGCTGCCCGGCACCACCATCAGTCAGGAATATACGCTTGAGTACGGAGAGGCGATTGTCGAAATCCACGACGATGCGATCCAGGCCGGGGAGAAAATTCTGGTAGTCGATGATCTGCTGGCCACCGGCGGCACCGCCGAAGCCGGCATTAAACTGATCGAACGGCTGGGTGGGGAAATCCTGTCCTGCGCTTTTATCATCGATCTGCCGGAGCTTGGCGGGCGGGCAAAACTTGAAGCGATGGGCATGGATGTACACGCGCTCTGCGCTTTTGACGGTCTCTGA
- a CDS encoding LysE family translocator, with amino-acid sequence MPLDIWLTFVAASTALLLIPGPTVLLVLSYALSKGRGVALASAAGVALGDFIAMTASLVGLGALVLASATAFTVLKWTGAVYLIWLGIRLIRSAPSGGLAPVRNVNPRSVFGHTAAVTALNPKSIAFFIAFVPQFIRPEAPLLPQFAILISTFVGLAALNALAYALLAGRLRGLFARPSVITWITRAGGATLIAMGALTATLRRAA; translated from the coding sequence ATGCCCCTCGATATCTGGCTGACCTTTGTGGCAGCCTCTACCGCCCTTTTGCTGATCCCCGGGCCGACCGTTCTGCTGGTGCTTTCCTATGCTCTGTCAAAAGGGCGCGGTGTGGCTCTGGCCTCTGCTGCGGGTGTGGCGCTGGGGGATTTCATTGCAATGACCGCGTCGCTGGTCGGTCTCGGCGCGCTGGTGCTCGCATCCGCCACAGCCTTTACCGTGCTCAAATGGACGGGCGCCGTTTACCTGATCTGGCTGGGCATCCGGCTCATACGATCCGCGCCCTCGGGCGGGCTCGCCCCGGTGCGGAACGTAAACCCACGCAGCGTTTTCGGGCACACAGCAGCTGTCACAGCACTTAACCCGAAATCCATCGCTTTCTTCATTGCCTTTGTGCCGCAGTTCATCCGGCCGGAAGCGCCGTTACTGCCGCAGTTCGCCATTCTCATCAGCACCTTCGTGGGGCTCGCCGCACTTAACGCGCTGGCCTATGCACTTCTGGCTGGCCGGCTGCGCGGCCTGTTCGCACGCCCTTCCGTCATCACCTGGATCACCCGCGCCGGCGGGGCCACCCTCATTGCAATGGGTGCGCTGACGGCGACCCTGCGCCGCGCCGCCTGA
- a CDS encoding S-methyl-5'-thioadenosine phosphorylase: MTETKIAVIGGSGIYDIEGLEDATWTSVDTPWGAPSDAVLTGSLGGVGMVFLPRHGRGHVHSPTTVPYRANIDALKRLGVTDVISVSACGSFREEMAPGHFVIVDQFIDRTFAREKSFFGTGCVAHVSVAHPTCPRLGAACLTAARDAGITVHNGGTYLAMEGPQFSTLAESKMYRESWGADVIGMTNMPEAKLAREAELCYASVAMITDYDSWHPEHGEVDVSDIIRTLTGNAGKARDLVRRLPDLLGAERAPCPHGCDRALEYAILTQPDARDPAVTAKLVAVAGRVL; this comes from the coding sequence ATGACAGAGACAAAAATAGCCGTGATCGGCGGCTCGGGCATCTATGACATCGAGGGCCTCGAAGACGCCACCTGGACGTCTGTCGACACACCCTGGGGCGCGCCGTCTGACGCGGTGCTGACCGGTTCACTGGGCGGTGTCGGAATGGTCTTTTTGCCGCGGCACGGCCGGGGCCATGTACACAGCCCGACAACCGTGCCCTATCGCGCAAACATCGACGCGCTCAAACGCCTGGGCGTTACGGATGTGATCTCGGTTTCCGCCTGCGGGTCTTTCCGGGAAGAAATGGCGCCGGGACATTTTGTCATCGTCGATCAGTTCATAGACCGCACTTTTGCGCGGGAAAAATCATTCTTCGGCACCGGCTGCGTGGCCCATGTGTCGGTCGCGCACCCGACATGCCCGCGTCTGGGGGCGGCCTGTCTGACCGCCGCGCGCGACGCAGGCATCACAGTGCACAACGGCGGAACGTATCTGGCGATGGAAGGCCCGCAGTTCTCGACCCTCGCGGAATCGAAAATGTACCGTGAAAGCTGGGGCGCGGATGTGATTGGCATGACCAATATGCCCGAAGCCAAACTCGCCCGGGAGGCGGAGCTCTGCTATGCCTCTGTCGCCATGATCACGGATTACGACAGCTGGCATCCTGAGCACGGCGAGGTCGATGTGAGCGATATCATCAGAACGCTGACGGGCAATGCGGGCAAAGCCCGCGATCTGGTGCGTCGCCTGCCGGACCTGCTGGGGGCCGAACGCGCGCCCTGCCCGCACGGCTGCGACCGGGCGCTTGAATATGCGATCCTTACACAACCCGACGCGCGTGACCCCGCAGTGACCGCAAAGCTCGTTGCTGTCGCCGGGCGTGTGCTCTAG
- a CDS encoding MBL fold metallo-hydrolase translates to MLIRAFILLLLSAAGVSAQERTPSHCVALAQSAPGLEYVQPAALGPVPPETVRLHYINHASFLIRSHGGLNMVTDYTGYTGTLPWIPDVVTMNHAHDTHWTAFPDPAIPHVLPGWGEFGAGIDHRLDLGEVLVRNVSTDIRSQFSGLEAEGNSIFIFEMAGLCIGHLGHLHHEPDAEQYAAIGRLDVVMAPVDGGYTLDLPTMTRVLKRLRSSVVIPMHWFSLYALDEFLAGMSDEFTVIDTGAPSLEISLDKLPSRPTIMVLRPEYLSE, encoded by the coding sequence ATGCTGATCCGCGCATTCATTTTGCTGTTGTTATCCGCCGCAGGCGTGTCTGCGCAGGAGCGCACGCCGAGCCATTGCGTGGCACTCGCACAATCCGCGCCAGGACTTGAATATGTGCAGCCTGCAGCACTCGGGCCCGTTCCGCCTGAGACGGTAAGACTGCATTACATCAACCATGCCAGTTTTCTGATCCGCAGCCATGGCGGGTTGAATATGGTGACCGATTACACCGGCTATACAGGCACGCTGCCATGGATCCCGGATGTTGTGACGATGAACCACGCGCATGACACGCACTGGACGGCCTTTCCGGATCCTGCGATCCCGCATGTACTGCCGGGCTGGGGCGAGTTCGGTGCGGGCATCGATCATCGTCTGGATCTGGGCGAGGTGCTGGTCCGCAATGTTTCCACCGATATCCGCTCGCAGTTTTCCGGTCTTGAGGCCGAGGGCAATTCAATTTTTATCTTCGAGATGGCCGGGCTTTGCATCGGGCACCTTGGGCATCTGCACCATGAACCCGATGCAGAGCAGTATGCCGCGATCGGGCGCCTTGATGTGGTAATGGCACCGGTGGACGGCGGCTACACGCTGGACCTGCCGACGATGACGCGGGTGCTCAAGAGGCTGCGCTCCTCCGTTGTGATCCCGATGCACTGGTTCTCTCTTTATGCGCTGGATGAGTTTCTGGCCGGCATGTCGGATGAGTTCACCGTGATCGACACCGGCGCACCCTCTCTGGAAATTTCGCTCGATAAGCTGCCCTCGCGGCCCACGATTATGGTGCTGCGTCCGGAATATCTGAGCGAATAG
- a CDS encoding GNAT family N-acetyltransferase — protein sequence MLRGFRKLKIETERLTLRPPVHSDFRPWSVLRAQSAGYLRSWEPSWADDHLTRKAFTNRVYWAQRSVSGGTALPLFLIRRSDSVLLGAITLDNIRRGPAQAGTLGYWTGEPFARQGYMREAITALVHHAFTRLDLSRIEAACLPENAASRGLLETSGFKYEGVAQSYLQIDGRWRTHVLYAALRGDRRGKAAAS from the coding sequence ATGCTGCGCGGCTTTCGCAAACTGAAGATCGAAACCGAGCGTCTGACGCTGCGACCGCCTGTACATTCGGATTTTCGGCCCTGGTCGGTGCTGCGTGCGCAAAGTGCAGGCTATTTGCGCTCCTGGGAGCCGAGCTGGGCGGATGATCATCTGACACGAAAAGCTTTTACCAACCGGGTCTACTGGGCGCAGCGTTCGGTCTCGGGCGGCACGGCCCTGCCGCTTTTTCTGATCCGGCGGAGCGATTCCGTTTTGCTGGGCGCGATTACGCTCGACAATATCCGGCGCGGGCCTGCGCAGGCCGGCACGCTGGGCTACTGGACGGGCGAACCTTTTGCGCGCCAGGGCTATATGCGCGAAGCGATCACGGCACTTGTACATCACGCGTTCACGCGGCTCGATCTGAGCCGGATCGAGGCGGCATGCCTGCCGGAGAACGCAGCCTCGCGCGGATTGCTGGAAACCTCCGGGTTCAAGTACGAGGGCGTGGCGCAGAGCTATCTGCAGATTGACGGGCGCTGGCGCACGCATGTGCTTTATGCGGCCCTGCGCGGCGACAGGCGTGGCAAAGCTGCGGCCTCCTGA
- a CDS encoding M16 family metallopeptidase, with protein MTVEQHRLANGFRIVTEHMPGLASASVGVWVTAGARHEKPGQNGIAHFLEHMAFKGTKRRSALQIAESIEDVGGYINAYTSREVTAYYARVLENDVPLALDVISDILLNPTLEKAEIEVERGVILQEIGQALDTPDDVIFDWLQEEAYPDHPMGRTILGAAERVSAFTRADLKKFISQHYGPEQMILSAAGAVDHEAIVRLAEELFGEMEARPEAAVKAAQFSGGERRQVKALEQAHFAMAFESPGYRDDAIYTAQIYASALGGGMSSRLFQEIRENRGLCYSIFAQAGAYADTGMTTIYAGTSAARLAQLAEITIDEMKRAASDMSPAEVARARVQMKAGLLMGLESPSNRAERLARLVQIWDRVPPLEETVALIDAVTTGDVREFAEGMASAAPAAMALYGPVEDAPTLERLQERRAA; from the coding sequence GTGACAGTAGAGCAGCACCGTCTGGCCAACGGGTTTCGTATCGTGACCGAACACATGCCGGGGCTTGCCTCGGCTTCCGTCGGGGTATGGGTGACCGCCGGCGCGCGCCATGAAAAGCCCGGACAGAACGGCATCGCCCACTTTCTGGAGCATATGGCATTCAAGGGCACAAAGCGGCGCTCTGCGCTGCAGATTGCGGAAAGCATTGAGGACGTGGGCGGCTATATCAATGCCTACACCAGCCGTGAGGTGACGGCCTATTACGCCCGTGTACTGGAAAATGATGTACCGCTGGCGCTGGATGTGATCTCGGATATTCTGCTGAACCCGACTCTGGAAAAGGCGGAGATTGAGGTTGAGCGTGGGGTGATCCTGCAGGAGATCGGTCAGGCACTGGACACCCCCGATGACGTAATCTTTGACTGGCTTCAGGAAGAAGCCTATCCCGATCATCCGATGGGCCGCACGATCCTCGGAGCGGCCGAGCGGGTATCCGCTTTTACCCGGGCGGATCTGAAGAAATTCATTTCCCAGCATTACGGCCCTGAACAGATGATCCTGTCAGCGGCGGGGGCAGTTGATCACGAGGCGATCGTGAGGCTTGCCGAAGAGCTCTTCGGGGAGATGGAGGCGCGACCTGAGGCAGCGGTGAAAGCGGCACAGTTTTCGGGCGGTGAGCGGCGGCAGGTCAAAGCGCTGGAGCAGGCGCATTTTGCAATGGCATTCGAGAGCCCGGGCTACCGTGATGATGCGATTTACACCGCGCAGATCTACGCCTCGGCGCTGGGGGGCGGCATGTCGAGCCGGCTTTTCCAGGAGATCCGCGAGAACCGCGGGCTGTGCTATTCGATCTTTGCCCAGGCAGGTGCCTATGCCGATACCGGCATGACCACGATCTATGCCGGTACCTCTGCCGCGCGCCTGGCACAGCTCGCGGAGATCACCATCGACGAGATGAAACGCGCGGCCAGTGACATGTCGCCGGCTGAGGTGGCCCGCGCGAGGGTGCAGATGAAAGCGGGGCTGCTGATGGGGCTGGAGAGCCCGTCCAATCGGGCCGAACGTCTGGCCCGGCTGGTACAGATATGGGACCGCGTGCCGCCCCTTGAGGAAACGGTCGCGCTCATTGATGCGGTCACGACCGGGGATGTGCGCGAGTTTGCTGAAGGAATGGCCTCTGCCGCGCCTGCGGCGATGGCGCTTTATGGTCCGGTCGAAGACGCGCCGACGCTTGAGCGGTTACAGGAGCGCCGGGCCGCCTGA
- the thrC gene encoding threonine synthase, producing MRYISTRGTAPVLNFEEAMLTGLARDGGLYVPETIPQMSATEIAALEGLSYEATAYRVMRPFVGDVFTDDEFEDIIGRAYAGFGHAARAPLKQLDQGHFLLELFHGPTLAFKDFAMQLIGQMFQTALGRKGERVTIVGATSGDTGSAAIEAFRGLDNVDVFIMYPHGRISEVQRRQMTTPQESNVHALAMDGDFDACQARLKDMFNDFEFRDGVRLAGVNSINWGRVLAQVVYYFSSAVALGAPHRPISFTVPTGNFGDIFAGYIAKQMGLPIGRLVVATNQNDILHRCLSGHGYHKGETVPSISPSMDIQVSSNFERALFDAYDREAAAVVQLMNELKEGGFDVSQGAMQVLQSHYSSGRVSEAETSATITSELKASGELLCPHSAVGVRVAQAQRETGTPMITLATAHPAKFPDAVEQASGIRPPLPPRMADLYERSERVSRVPDDLEALKGFIRENISA from the coding sequence ATGCGTTACATCTCAACCCGCGGCACAGCGCCCGTTCTGAACTTTGAAGAGGCGATGCTCACGGGCCTTGCCCGTGACGGCGGGCTTTATGTCCCGGAGACGATTCCGCAGATGTCCGCCACAGAAATCGCGGCTCTTGAGGGGCTGAGCTATGAGGCAACCGCGTACCGGGTGATGCGGCCTTTCGTGGGTGATGTTTTTACCGACGACGAATTCGAAGACATTATCGGGCGCGCTTATGCAGGCTTTGGTCATGCCGCCCGCGCGCCGCTGAAACAGCTTGATCAGGGGCACTTCCTGCTGGAACTTTTCCACGGCCCGACGCTGGCGTTCAAAGATTTTGCCATGCAGCTTATCGGCCAGATGTTCCAGACCGCTCTGGGGCGCAAGGGTGAGCGCGTCACGATTGTAGGGGCCACATCAGGCGATACCGGGTCGGCGGCGATTGAGGCGTTTCGCGGGCTCGACAATGTGGATGTCTTCATCATGTACCCGCACGGGCGTATCTCCGAAGTACAGCGCCGGCAGATGACCACTCCGCAGGAAAGCAATGTGCACGCGCTTGCCATGGACGGGGATTTTGACGCCTGCCAGGCGCGGCTGAAGGATATGTTCAACGACTTTGAGTTCCGCGACGGGGTGCGGCTGGCCGGTGTGAATTCGATTAACTGGGGCCGGGTGCTGGCGCAGGTCGTCTATTACTTCTCCTCCGCCGTCGCTCTGGGCGCACCGCACCGACCCATAAGCTTTACCGTGCCCACGGGCAATTTCGGTGACATCTTTGCCGGCTACATCGCCAAGCAGATGGGGCTGCCCATCGGCCGTCTGGTCGTGGCGACCAATCAGAACGACATACTGCATCGCTGCCTTTCGGGGCACGGGTATCACAAGGGCGAGACGGTGCCCTCAATCAGCCCGTCGATGGACATCCAGGTCAGCTCCAACTTTGAACGCGCTCTCTTTGATGCCTATGACCGGGAAGCGGCGGCTGTGGTGCAGCTGATGAATGAGCTGAAAGAGGGGGGCTTTGACGTCAGCCAGGGCGCGATGCAGGTGCTGCAGTCGCATTACAGCTCCGGGCGCGTCTCTGAGGCGGAAACTTCGGCCACGATCACCTCAGAGCTGAAGGCCAGCGGTGAGCTCCTTTGTCCGCACTCCGCAGTCGGTGTCCGCGTGGCACAGGCACAACGTGAGACCGGCACGCCCATGATCACACTGGCTACCGCGCATCCGGCGAAATTCCCCGATGCGGTTGAGCAGGCTTCGGGCATCCGCCCGCCCTTGCCCCCGCGCATGGCTGACCTGTATGAACGCAGCGAGAGGGTGAGCAGGGTGCCGGATGATCTGGAGGCTCTGAAAGGGTTTATCAGGGAGAATATCTCAGCGTGA
- a CDS encoding SURF1 family protein: MRRLAFLLIFGLGGAAILTGLGIWQVQRLAWKEAIIDRIDAAILADPVALPEAPDPERDAYLPVQVTGMLGADYLRVLVSKKQVGAGYRIIRPMLHETGPLLIDLGFVSVADAGGLKFEEGPPVSITGNLQWPQETDSFTPPPDTDENIWFARDVSAMADALNTRPVMVVRRDVPFPDSPLTAMPVDTSAIPNDHLQYAITWFSLAAIWVAMTAFFLRRGSAANRT; the protein is encoded by the coding sequence ATGCGACGACTTGCATTCCTGCTGATCTTTGGTCTGGGCGGTGCAGCCATCCTGACCGGTCTGGGCATCTGGCAGGTGCAGCGTCTGGCGTGGAAAGAGGCGATTATCGACAGGATCGATGCCGCGATCCTCGCCGACCCGGTCGCTTTGCCCGAAGCGCCCGATCCGGAGCGCGACGCCTATCTTCCGGTGCAGGTCACCGGCATGCTGGGCGCGGATTACCTGCGGGTACTTGTCTCGAAAAAGCAGGTAGGTGCAGGCTACCGCATCATCCGGCCGATGCTGCATGAGACGGGGCCGTTGCTCATTGATCTCGGTTTTGTCTCCGTCGCGGATGCCGGCGGGCTCAAATTCGAGGAGGGGCCACCTGTCAGCATCACCGGCAATCTGCAATGGCCGCAGGAGACGGACAGCTTCACCCCGCCGCCCGACACCGATGAAAACATCTGGTTCGCGCGCGACGTCTCCGCCATGGCCGATGCCCTGAACACACGGCCCGTCATGGTCGTAAGGCGCGACGTGCCGTTTCCGGACAGCCCGCTGACGGCAATGCCGGTGGACACCAGCGCAATTCCGAACGATCACTTGCAGTACGCGATCACGTGGTTCTCTCTGGCCGCGATCTGGGTCGCGATGACTGCTTTCTTCCTGCGCCGCGGCTCCGCGGCCAACCGGACCTGA